TAAATGACAGCTCATGAGATTAGACTTTAAAGAATTCTTCCTCACATTACAGACGACGTGAAGCCTGaaacaagctttacaacgtAAAGTTTAACGAAACAAACTTAAGTTAGATACTTTGAGAAATCACACTGATTCAAGTTCTAGCACTTCTCCGTGCTAGTTACCAAATGTTAGCATGTTTAACGAAGACGTGTTAGCAGTGTCTGTGGACTCTTCAGGCCTTTGCACACTGGACACGTTTTCTTTGTGAGattaatttataatatattcatatatattccAAATCTGTATCGCGTCAATACTCAATACTGAGGCTTTCGTTTTTTTGGACTaaggtaatttttttttaatgtttcgaTAGCGACTTGTACACATCTAACCAatcagaagcagaagaagaagaacttcctcctccatcaggTCTGAAAAATTCATTCATCTctcatgattttgtttttttgacacTGGTAATTTATTCGCTAAGAATAAATATGAATAGACGAAAATCAAATCATTCtttattttgtgctttttatttgtgtCGCGTTTATGTGCAAAGGCCTTTagtcctttttttatttaaagggtCACTGATActgactgaaaatgtttttcaggtACTGCTGTGCCATTTTTGTTGGAGTTTAAGGCGACACACTGACGGAGAAGAAAGGGGCTCAGAATGGAACCCTGTGGGACGCCACACATGTTTGTTGAGGTTTAGCTGATAACCGAAAAGTTTCAATTTCTGTTTTAAGACTAAATTTCAGTCAAACCTCCCAAACAACACAAAGATTTTAGAACCGGTGGTCCATCGGTCAGCCGGTGCTGCATGTATGTCCTGTGGGAAAGACAAACCTCCAACCCCCACGCAGTGATCGAGATTTTGTTTTAGtgtaaatgtttcacttttgggTTCTTGTGGGTTAACACTGGAGAAGTTGGTCAGAAGTGAAAGGGTTAGAACCTCAACATCAGATTTTCCCACAGGACCTGAATGCAGCAGCTTTCATtccaactgaacattttctttcttttcgtTAGTGGAGCGAGGAAGACGAGGCCGTCTCCGATTGGTGGATGGCCAGGCCCGAGGCCTGCTGGGTGGAGCTTGGTCCTGACGCCCCAGGGTTCCCACTGAGGGTCATGGGAGCAGGCGGTCGGGGGTTTAGGCGGGGTGGGAGGGGGTTTGAGGGGCGGATGAGAGGCGGGGGCTGCTGCAGTGTGGGGCGGGGCTGCAGGAAGCGAGCCTGCTGTTGGAGGGGCGGAGGCTGGCGGTGCAGGGAAGGCGTGGCTGGTAGGGAGGGCCGCAGAAGGGGAGGGGGCTggtggagggaagaggaggaggtgctggacGTCACCAGAGTCTGAGCTGATGAAGAcgaggaggcagcaggagacgCACCCGAGGAGGTCACCTGAccctgtggagaggagaggtcAGAGTTTACTCACTAAGAGTCTGAAGGAATTTCTGAACAATCACCTGATCAATTTCAAACCTGTCGGGTGTGTTGCTAAGGATCATGGGAAATAGAGTGTTGCCTGTGACGTGCTgatctttgttttcattggtgtttatttgtttggtaGTTAGGAAGCAGGTTAACTTTACGTTCTCACCTCTTCGTCTTCTTCGTCAGTGCTCTTCCCTGATGGAGTGGTGGAGCTgttctttccctcctctcctgagGTGGCGCTGTCTCCGTTGGGAGCTCGTGTTCCCTGCTCGGCCTCCCACTCCTGCAGCACCTCCTCCAGGTTGAACCGCCGCCGGTAGTTCACAAAGAAGTTCTTCACCTGGCCGACCGTCTTGTTGCCTATGACGTCTGCGATGGCCTGGAAGTCTTTTCCATATTTCCTGACACCTGGAGAAGTCACGTTATCCAAATCATGAACTGAATTCACCACGTGAGAACAAAGTCTGTGTTGCGTCTGATAGAGCTGATGTCCGAATAGAGCCGTCGTTAAATGAGGTCGCGTGCTGGCGACATTTTGTTCACAgaggctccacccctcgtctGATCCAGTTTATTTCCAGTCAGTGACGATGTGTCTGCGTTTTAActtccatttttgtttttatcaaacagACGTAAACATTAAGATCTTGACGTGATGAGAGCCGTGAGAATGAATGAGAACTGTGATACGATCACTGAGCGGAGATTCACTGTAAAATCAGTAAAACTCTCAGATCAGCTCTGTTTTAATAACGGAGATGAATCTCACCTTGAACAGCCAGGAGCTGCTCGTCCGTGGTCCAGCGAGCGTTCACCTTCTGGTTACACTGCAAAGTTAATCATCAGCGTTACAGCGACTGTCCAGGAAAACACGCAGCTTTGTGTCGAggagtaaaagaagaaaacttttCTACTACTGTCTCCAACAGGTTTAACCCATTCAGACCtggacgaggaagaggaggaggatctggacagatttgttggtttcagaTGTTCAACTATAGGATGAAGTCAATAATTgacaatgaaagaaacaaatattgtTTCTGTAAACGTTGATTCTGCTCTTCAGAAAACCCTCAGACTTTAGAGCCTCGGGTGTAAATGGGTTAAATTGAAGACGAGTATTTCAGATGAATCTCATTCAACAATATCACAGTTATAATATTTATGTGAAATATTTTGCAGCTGAGTGTCAGTGAGTCTGTACCTCAGGAAGCCTGAACTCTTCGATCCCAGACTCCAGcatgtgtttgagtccactGTTCATCTGCTTTGCGTTCTGCACCTGAACAACGACACAGAACTCAGGTGAGAAAAAACCAGATATGAACTCTGCCTCCACGTCAGAAGGGATTTAACTGTGTGATCATGACGTGTATATTGAATTCATAGTTCTTTGTGATCGTTGTTTGTTTAACTGCATTATTTTTTACAATTGTTATGATTATTAGGAGGTGTCACCACCAGGTGGCAGTGGAGCCCTGGCAGATCACACAGGCATGAGACTGGACGACTCAGGAAACAGGGCGGGGTCCTTCACCTGGGCTCAGACATGGTTCCACCTGTGCTAGCTAGTCGGTCACAGTTAGCTTCATCTTTGTGAGATTCTCTCAGTTTGAGTCTCTTGGTTGAATCTTTACTGACTGACACAACTCTCTTCATGCTCATATGCTAACAGCAACATGCTAATGCTAATAACATGgaggtttgttttttcagttgaaTCAAacttttgctgctgtttttatccTGAAGCTTCTCTGGAGCTTTTGCTCAAATCTCCCGATCTTCATCCAGCAGTAGATTGTTCTGTAGATCTTCacatgaacatttatttttctggaaACTCTAGAAATTAGTTTTTACAACAGATCAACAGTCGATCGGCATCTGAGGAATCAGGTGATTGAAACTATACGTTCTCCATCTGGTTCTCagactctggacattttctgtgtgGCCTCCAACCTGTCTCTTGAGGGACACCAGCTCCATGTCCAGCTGACGGAGGAGGGTGTTGGCGGAGGAGGCGCTGCAGGACACGGCCACCACGTCTTCCTGCGTCAGGTACATGCCTTTGGGAGGCCGACAGCGAGAGCGCTGGTGGTGTCGGTGCTGCAGGGTCTGGTGCTCCCGTCGACCCAGAGCCACCTTAGAGCCCGGCACCACCGGCTCCACCTGGTTCTGAAGGAGGGAGAACATGGTGCCAGAGAGTTTATGAACCTAAACGGacttttttcataataaaaatgtgatgttttttagTTTCATATTTTGCAGATGAAAAATCTCCACTAATCTGTGGTAAAATATAACTAATGCACCtgtagactgtgtgtgtatgtgggcataagtgtgtgtgcggtatcgccatggcaacagcagctCGGGTGAGTCTGCGTACCTCTTTCTTCGCTTCCTTGTTGGGGTCGTAGTCGCTGTCGTGGGCCTCGATGGGATTCACTTCCTCCATCTCCTCGTCACTGCAAACAAACCTAACTTTTAGTTATCACACAGAACCGTCAGCAGCCGCCGAGCTGAGATCCGATTTATTTAGACTTTAAAATGCGTGGAGCTGTTTGTGTCAGAGCTTCTACCTGACGTCCTGGTTGCTCCTGTTGGCCAGTTTACGAGCCTGTCGGTCCATCAGACTCGTCCTGGACCGAGTCTTCTTCCACGAGTAGTAATACTTCACCAGACTGGAGATGGATTTGTCAGGTAGCTAAAAAAATTCAAACCAGGTTTGAGCCACTCTGAGTTTCAGGATacggttgttgttgttgttgtgtcagcTGTTTACCATCTGCTGGATGCGGTGGAAGCTTTTCCCGTGGAAGCTGAACGCCTGCTCGAACAGAACCTTGTCCTCCACCGTCCACTCGTCAGGAAACGGCGTGAAGTTCGGGAGGTCGGCCAGAGACTTCtctatgttgtgtttgtgccagaAGAGCATGCCAAgagcctggacacacacacacacacacacacacacacacacgtcaatcTCGactttatctgtgttttgtcaaaAGTCCCTGGAAGTTTCTCAGAGTAACTAAAAACTTCGCCTCTAAACGTGAAAACCGGCTGCGTTGTGTGGAAACTccgaggatcatgggtaatatccagcgttcagttgtttcagttcagtgggaCGACACAGTCGGAGCtaaactttgtttttacatgaaaaccacttcatcactcAGAGACCAACAGAGGTAATCACATTGtttggctgcagggggcgctgttgctcagtaacagtgacacagtgctgctgatgaacaataagtaataaatatattttctcgattaaaacacaaactagGAATAAAGAATTATTTTTGGGGCTTCTTAAGCTTTTATACGATTGAGACAGGAGTCGTCGGACTCGCTGTAAAAGCTCCAGCCTGGTCGATGGCACCCACCTGCTCCACGTTGTATCCATGTTTCTCTTTGGCTATCGCGATGTATTCGTCcactgaggaggaaacacagcGTCAGTTCACCCGAGAGAATCAGTGAAGCTTCTTAAAGAGAAACGACGCGTTCACTTACACTTGGAGTCCACGATGGAGTGATACGGAGACCAGACCAACATCCCTCcactgtctttgtctgtgtatttaGTGGAACCTGAACAAAATCCACACAGTTAAACGACTCATTCGGCTGCAGGGTTTAAGATTTAAAGGTTGTTACACGTTCATATTAAGTCTGCTgagttgcatcatgggaaatgcaGGATCCAGTGTCTGTGAACTAAAGGTCAGGATTCTCCACCTCAGCTGCAAGTTGGACTCAACAATAAGTGAAGCGTTGAATCACTAAAGCAACTTTTTCTTAATTACTAaaagaatattttctttatttatcttgtcCTTTTCTGTTTAGGTTTCATTCTGTAcactaataaataatgaattaaaatgataaCACAGATATTTCTAACAATGCTCCAGCGACACGTCCCCTGTGATTATAAAATTCATTATACAAAAGTCGCACGTTTGAAACATAAAActatatttgaaaaatattgtaGGAACGTATTTGATTtggatcaaaataaaaaaagggtcAACCacttaatttgaaatatttaataatcAGATGACTTCAAattgcatttttattattgatcaattattgattgtgtttttaaat
This is a stretch of genomic DNA from Paralichthys olivaceus isolate ysfri-2021 chromosome 8, ASM2471397v2, whole genome shotgun sequence. It encodes these proteins:
- the rcor3 gene encoding REST corepressor 3 translates to MPGMMDKGSEYLGKGRSNGTKSPSNASNGHFSEESGSDDEHDVGMRVGADYQANIPEFEPGSTKYTDKDSGGMLVWSPYHSIVDSKLDEYIAIAKEKHGYNVEQALGMLFWHKHNIEKSLADLPNFTPFPDEWTVEDKVLFEQAFSFHGKSFHRIQQMLPDKSISSLVKYYYSWKKTRSRTSLMDRQARKLANRSNQDVSDEEMEEVNPIEAHDSDYDPNKEAKKENQVEPVVPGSKVALGRREHQTLQHRHHQRSRCRPPKGMYLTQEDVVAVSCSASSANTLLRQLDMELVSLKRQVQNAKQMNSGLKHMLESGIEEFRLPECNQKVNARWTTDEQLLAVQGVRKYGKDFQAIADVIGNKTVGQVKNFFVNYRRRFNLEEVLQEWEAEQGTRAPNGDSATSGEEGKNSSTTPSGKSTDEEDEEGQVTSSGASPAASSSSSAQTLVTSSTSSSSLHQPPPLLRPSLPATPSLHRQPPPLQQQARFLQPRPTLQQPPPLIRPSNPLPPRLNPRPPAPMTLSGNPGASGPSSTQQASGLAIHQSETASSSSLH